The Pseudomonas sp. FP2309 genome has a window encoding:
- a CDS encoding DUF3077 domain-containing protein — MNKIVPDPPRELVERALRHYLQPASTPTFIIDPDLSFEDALAQICDLLRCAAATASASSDDRQMAGATAHLIDMAKTLADRALDCLKPKPTHAP, encoded by the coding sequence ATGAACAAAATCGTCCCCGACCCACCCCGTGAGCTCGTTGAGCGCGCCCTGCGCCATTACCTGCAACCGGCCTCGACGCCGACCTTCATCATCGACCCCGACCTCAGCTTCGAAGACGCACTCGCCCAGATCTGCGACCTGCTACGCTGCGCAGCCGCTACAGCGTCCGCCAGTAGCGATGATCGCCAGATGGCCGGCGCCACCGCGCATTTGATCGACATGGCCAAAACCCTGGCCGACCGCGCGCTGGATTGCCTGAAACCCAAGCCGACCCACGCCCCATAA